A section of the Candidatus Omnitrophota bacterium genome encodes:
- a CDS encoding cytochrome ubiquinol oxidase subunit I, which translates to MDVLFLSRLQFAVTIAFHYLYPPLSIGLGIILVIMEGLYLKTKNPLYHQMTKFWVKVFGLTFALGVATGIVMEFEFGTNWSTYSRYVGDVFGSALAAEGIFAFFLESGFLAILLFGWDKVSPRMHFFSTLMVCLGAHFSAIWIVVANSWMQTPAGYTIVSDGTTARAEITDFWAMVFNPSSMDRLSHVVMGCWQAGAFLVLSVSAFYLLKKKHIDFAKASFKIALVVAVFASLGQLVTGHSSAIGVSKNQPEKLAAFEGHFESKAPAAMYIAGYVDEKNEKVHGIGIPGMLSYFLSGNFQAPVTGLQAFKKEDRPPVNVTFQAYHIMVTIGIFMILLSLTGAFLWWKGKLFDNAIILKIFVLSVLGPQIANQVGWIAAEVGRQPWIVYRLLRTSEGLSKIVTANLVLSSLIMFSFIYILLFALFIFLLDQKIKHGPEEAKELPAGHRA; encoded by the coding sequence ATGGACGTTCTATTTTTATCCCGCCTTCAATTCGCTGTTACCATCGCTTTCCATTATCTTTATCCGCCTTTAAGTATCGGCCTTGGCATTATTCTCGTTATCATGGAAGGCCTTTATCTTAAAACAAAAAATCCGCTCTATCATCAAATGACAAAATTCTGGGTTAAAGTCTTTGGGCTTACATTCGCCCTCGGCGTTGCTACCGGTATTGTTATGGAGTTTGAGTTCGGAACGAATTGGTCAACGTATTCGCGTTATGTGGGCGATGTTTTTGGAAGCGCTTTAGCGGCGGAAGGGATTTTCGCGTTCTTTTTAGAATCAGGATTTTTAGCCATTTTGCTTTTTGGTTGGGACAAGGTCAGTCCGCGCATGCATTTTTTCTCAACCCTAATGGTTTGTTTGGGCGCGCATTTTAGCGCGATTTGGATCGTCGTTGCCAATTCCTGGATGCAAACACCGGCCGGATACACGATCGTTAGCGATGGAACGACCGCGCGCGCCGAAATCACAGATTTCTGGGCCATGGTCTTTAACCCATCTTCGATGGACCGGCTTAGCCATGTGGTGATGGGCTGTTGGCAGGCTGGAGCATTTTTGGTTTTAAGCGTTTCCGCATTCTATCTTTTAAAGAAAAAGCATATTGATTTTGCCAAGGCTTCTTTTAAAATCGCTTTGGTTGTCGCGGTCTTTGCGTCTTTGGGGCAATTAGTGACGGGGCATTCCAGCGCTATTGGTGTCAGCAAAAATCAACCCGAAAAACTTGCCGCTTTTGAAGGGCATTTCGAAAGTAAGGCGCCGGCCGCTATGTATATTGCCGGCTATGTTGATGAAAAAAACGAAAAAGTTCATGGGATAGGCATTCCCGGAATGCTAAGTTATTTTTTATCCGGAAACTTTCAAGCGCCGGTCACAGGGCTTCAAGCATTTAAAAAAGAAGATCGTCCTCCGGTCAACGTCACTTTTCAGGCATATCACATTATGGTCACCATTGGGATCTTCATGATCTTGTTGAGTTTAACGGGAGCATTTCTTTGGTGGAAAGGAAAGTTATTTGACAACGCGATTATCCTTAAGATCTTTGTTCTTTCAGTTTTGGGCCCGCAGATCGCCAATCAAGTAGGATGGATCGCCGCCGAAGTGGGGCGCCAGCCGTGGATCGTTTACCGGCTTTTGCGAACATCGGAAGGACTTTCCAAGATCGTAACAGCAAATTTAGTGCTTTCATCGCTGATCATGTTCTCGTTCATCTACATACTGTTATTCGCCTTGTTTATCTTTTTGTTAGACCAAAAGATCAAGCATGGGCCGGAAGAAGCAAAAGAATTGCCCGCGGGGCATCGCGCATAA
- the nadA gene encoding quinolinate synthase NadA, with the protein MATLTKKMTAQELYERLKNIRVGITVCQYSLKKCEELVPIINEINELKAQKNAVILAHSYVAPEIVYGVADFVGDSYALSKDAMSTTASTIVFAAVRFMGETAKILNPQKEVLIPGSLDGCSLADSIKAQDVEKLRKQFPEHTFVCYINTSAEVKALCDVCVTSANVNKVVEHLPNDKIYFLPDKFMGQNLREEMTRRGVKKDIQFYSGTCYVHEDYDAEMIHKIRLEYPEAKIVSHPECAPQVCRHSDFVGSTSQMLDYMLEANASEFLMLTECGLSSRLQVEMPQKKLVGSCTMCKYMKSNDLESILRVLKDPAAKDRVILNEKVRLSALKSIQAMFHYAEKTQKD; encoded by the coding sequence ATGGCGACCTTAACAAAGAAAATGACGGCCCAAGAACTTTACGAACGGTTAAAAAATATCCGTGTGGGAATAACCGTTTGCCAATATTCGCTTAAAAAATGCGAAGAACTTGTTCCTATCATCAATGAGATCAATGAGCTCAAAGCACAAAAAAATGCCGTCATTTTGGCTCATTCTTATGTTGCCCCCGAGATCGTTTACGGCGTTGCCGATTTTGTCGGTGATTCCTATGCGCTGAGCAAAGACGCGATGTCTACAACCGCCTCCACAATTGTTTTTGCCGCTGTGCGGTTTATGGGCGAAACAGCCAAGATCTTAAATCCCCAAAAAGAAGTTTTAATTCCCGGAAGCCTCGACGGATGCAGCCTTGCCGATTCCATCAAAGCCCAAGACGTAGAAAAATTACGGAAACAATTTCCCGAACATACCTTTGTCTGCTACATCAATACCAGCGCCGAAGTTAAGGCGCTTTGCGATGTCTGCGTCACCTCGGCCAACGTCAATAAAGTTGTCGAACACTTGCCAAATGACAAGATCTACTTTCTTCCGGATAAATTTATGGGACAAAACTTGCGCGAAGAAATGACGCGTCGCGGTGTAAAAAAAGATATTCAATTTTACAGCGGAACTTGCTATGTTCATGAAGACTACGACGCGGAAATGATCCATAAGATCCGCTTGGAATATCCCGAAGCCAAGATCGTCAGTCATCCGGAATGCGCGCCGCAAGTTTGCCGGCATTCGGATTTTGTGGGTAGCACAAGCCAAATGCTGGATTATATGCTGGAAGCCAATGCCAGTGAATTTTTGATGCTGACAGAATGCGGATTATCATCGCGATTACAAGTTGAGATGCCGCAAAAAAAGCTTGTCGGATCTTGTACCATGTGCAAATATATGAAGTCCAATGACCTGGAAAGTATTTTGCGCGTTTTAAAAGATCCCGCCGCAAAAGATAGGGTTATTTTAAACGAAAAAGTTCGCCTGAGCGCGTTAAAAAGTATTCAGGCCATGTTTCACTACGCGGAAAAAACACAGAAAGATTAA
- the cydB gene encoding cytochrome d ubiquinol oxidase subunit II — MNIDLNTIWFILIGVLFAGYAMLDGFDLGVGALHLLVKKDEERRLMINSIGPVWDGNEVWLVTGGGALFAAFPDVYATLASGFYLAVMLLLCALIFRAVAIEFRSKQPMKWWRQMWDVSFSVSSILASLLIGIALGNLIWGIPLGSDKEFAGTFLGLLNPYALLVGVTVVALFMMHGSIYVAMKTEGDMHKKIRGWINNCIIFFIICYATTTMATLLYVPHMAERIKETPLLFILPFMNMLAIANIPREIYHGRDLRALLSSCAAMLALMTLTGVGIYPNIVLSNPDPALSLTVYNAASSQKTLSIMLTIALIGIPFVLAYTASIYWVFRGKVKLTEASY; from the coding sequence ATGAACATTGACTTAAATACAATTTGGTTTATCTTGATCGGTGTTTTATTTGCCGGTTATGCCATGCTGGACGGATTTGATCTGGGCGTTGGCGCGCTTCACCTTCTTGTTAAAAAAGATGAAGAGCGGCGCCTGATGATCAATTCTATCGGCCCGGTCTGGGACGGGAACGAGGTTTGGCTTGTTACCGGTGGTGGCGCGCTGTTTGCGGCATTTCCGGATGTTTACGCGACGCTGGCGTCCGGATTTTACTTGGCGGTTATGCTTCTTTTATGCGCGCTTATTTTCCGTGCCGTTGCCATCGAGTTTCGCAGTAAACAGCCGATGAAATGGTGGCGCCAGATGTGGGATGTCAGTTTTAGCGTTTCGAGTATTTTGGCGAGCTTGCTGATCGGCATTGCTTTAGGAAATCTGATATGGGGAATTCCTCTTGGCAGCGATAAAGAATTCGCCGGAACATTTCTAGGATTACTTAATCCCTACGCGCTTTTGGTCGGTGTTACGGTGGTGGCACTTTTTATGATGCACGGTTCTATTTATGTTGCCATGAAAACAGAAGGGGATATGCATAAAAAGATCCGAGGATGGATCAATAACTGCATTATCTTTTTTATCATTTGCTACGCCACCACAACGATGGCAACATTGCTCTATGTTCCTCATATGGCCGAACGTATTAAAGAAACACCCCTTTTATTCATCTTGCCTTTTATGAACATGTTAGCCATCGCCAATATTCCGCGCGAAATTTATCACGGAAGAGACTTGCGCGCCTTACTTTCTTCTTGCGCGGCTATGCTCGCTTTAATGACCTTGACCGGTGTTGGCATTTATCCAAACATTGTTTTATCAAATCCTGACCCGGCGCTTAGCCTTACCGTTTATAACGCGGCTTCATCACAAAAGACTTTATCCATCATGCTTACGATCGCCCTTATCGGCATTCCGTTTGTTTTAGCCTACACCGCATCCATTTATTGGGTTTTCCGCGGAAAAGTCAAACTAACCGAAGCAAGCTACTAA
- a CDS encoding glutathione S-transferase N-terminal domain-containing protein: MKNLTLYHFEGCPYCSRVTNYLKQNNITLSIKDTLKDPNAKDELVKIGGKSQVPCLVIDGKALYESLDIIEWFKKNWKNG; this comes from the coding sequence GTGAAAAACTTAACACTCTATCATTTCGAAGGATGCCCCTATTGCTCTCGGGTGACAAATTATTTAAAGCAGAATAATATTACTCTTTCCATAAAAGACACCCTTAAAGACCCAAACGCAAAAGATGAGCTTGTGAAGATCGGCGGGAAATCTCAAGTTCCCTGCCTAGTGATCGACGGTAAAGCTCTTTACGAATCTCTCGATATCATTGAATGGTTTAAGAAAAACTGGAAAAATGGTTAA
- the gshA gene encoding glutamate--cysteine ligase: protein MQKFTEQIIAKNKEINNWLSLKEKELGELPLYSSVDIRDAGFKTAIVDTNLFPAGFNNLCEHGTSVSVAALKSAILKRVPHCKNILIVAEEHTRNTWYLENIRTLQSLIEQAGFTARTTTFLYIQPVFCEDATYIELTTATGQPLTIFCFQKILKDMKAGKIHFDLIIMNNDLTEGIPELLKYADAPIYPPMQAGWHSRLKSDHFRYANELLTELASVIDIDPWLISCLNTTVDSVNINLDDDRRKLTDATENIFEKIREKYKQHNIKETPFIFIKADSGTYGMGVLPIRDPADIAALNRRNRNKLYKGKGSQVIARYLLQEGVPTTCKIDGKVSEPCLYQVDNRFIGAFYRLHGEKTVYENLNSPGMEFRPLCPDHEHFKSCGTNYDDNIFSLYQILARVAGIAAQKEIIQLEASIK from the coding sequence ATGCAAAAGTTTACCGAACAAATCATAGCAAAAAATAAAGAGATTAACAACTGGCTTTCTTTAAAAGAAAAAGAGCTGGGCGAACTTCCCTTGTACTCATCGGTTGACATTCGTGACGCCGGATTTAAGACCGCCATTGTTGACACAAATCTTTTTCCTGCCGGATTTAATAATCTCTGCGAACACGGAACGTCTGTATCGGTCGCGGCGCTTAAAAGCGCTATTTTAAAACGTGTTCCGCACTGCAAAAATATCCTTATCGTGGCGGAAGAACATACGCGTAACACCTGGTATCTTGAAAATATCCGCACTCTGCAATCGCTCATTGAACAAGCCGGATTCACGGCGCGAACGACCACTTTTCTTTATATTCAACCGGTTTTCTGCGAAGATGCGACTTATATTGAGCTGACAACAGCCACCGGCCAGCCGCTTACCATTTTTTGTTTTCAGAAAATCCTTAAAGATATGAAAGCCGGAAAGATCCATTTTGATCTGATCATCATGAATAATGACCTGACCGAAGGAATTCCCGAACTATTGAAATACGCGGACGCGCCTATTTATCCGCCCATGCAAGCCGGGTGGCATTCTCGCCTTAAGTCCGATCATTTTCGCTATGCCAACGAACTACTCACCGAGCTTGCAAGCGTAATTGACATTGACCCTTGGCTTATTTCCTGCTTAAACACGACCGTCGATAGCGTCAATATTAATTTGGACGACGACCGCCGCAAATTAACTGATGCCACTGAAAATATTTTTGAAAAAATCAGAGAAAAATACAAACAACATAACATCAAAGAAACCCCGTTCATTTTTATTAAAGCGGATTCCGGAACATATGGTATGGGCGTTTTGCCTATTCGTGACCCAGCCGACATTGCGGCTTTAAACCGCCGCAATCGTAACAAACTTTACAAGGGAAAAGGTTCTCAGGTTATCGCCCGCTATCTTTTACAAGAAGGAGTTCCGACAACTTGTAAGATCGATGGGAAAGTAAGCGAGCCCTGCCTTTACCAAGTAGACAATCGTTTTATTGGAGCATTTTATCGCTTACACGGCGAAAAAACGGTTTATGAAAATCTAAACTCTCCCGGAATGGAGTTTAGGCCGCTTTGCCCCGACCATGAGCATTTTAAATCCTGCGGAACAAATTACGATGATAATATCTTTAGCTTATATCAAATCCTCGCGCGAGTGGCCGGTATTGCCGCGCAAAAAGAAATTATTCAACTGGAGGCAAGCATAAAATGA
- the gshB gene encoding glutathione synthase: MNFLFLMDPLETINVKKDTTFMLMLAAHKRGHAVYYLPDGGISLKNNLVYFRVLRVVPQRGTFLPFVRKETAELSQKQVDAVFIRTDPPFNEKYLMNTWLLDRLPKSIAVINRSAGVRAVNEKIWATQFANIIPRTYLGRNKQDILNFFLKEKKVIVKPVNGYGGSSVFYIESTDKNAHVIFETVSANWTKDIIVQQYISDAKSGDKRILLLNGEPLGAVLRVHASDDHRNNFFAGGKPQAATLTARDRQIIKMLKPFLKELGLYFVGIDIIGKYLIEVNVTSPTCLQEMNQLYDQNLEEKVIAFAEKLTKK, from the coding sequence ATGAATTTTCTTTTTCTGATGGACCCGCTTGAAACGATCAATGTCAAAAAAGACACAACGTTTATGCTTATGCTCGCGGCGCATAAACGCGGCCATGCGGTTTATTATTTGCCCGATGGAGGAATTTCTTTAAAGAATAATTTGGTTTATTTTCGGGTTTTACGCGTTGTTCCTCAGAGGGGCACTTTCCTGCCGTTTGTGCGTAAAGAGACAGCCGAGCTTTCGCAAAAGCAGGTTGATGCGGTTTTTATCCGTACCGATCCACCGTTTAATGAAAAATACCTGATGAATACCTGGCTTTTAGACCGGCTTCCTAAAAGTATCGCGGTCATTAACCGCTCAGCCGGTGTGCGAGCCGTCAATGAAAAGATCTGGGCAACTCAGTTTGCGAATATTATTCCCCGAACCTATTTAGGACGCAATAAACAAGACATCCTAAATTTCTTTCTGAAAGAAAAGAAAGTTATTGTAAAACCCGTAAACGGATACGGCGGCTCATCAGTTTTTTATATCGAATCTACCGACAAAAATGCCCACGTTATTTTTGAAACAGTGAGCGCGAATTGGACCAAAGATATCATAGTTCAGCAATATATTTCGGACGCGAAATCCGGAGATAAGCGTATTCTGCTTTTAAACGGCGAGCCCTTGGGCGCGGTTTTACGCGTACATGCGTCCGACGACCATCGCAATAATTTCTTTGCCGGCGGAAAACCGCAAGCGGCAACTTTGACCGCGCGCGACCGTCAGATCATTAAAATGCTGAAACCTTTCTTGAAAGAACTGGGCTTGTATTTTGTCGGGATCGATATTATCGGAAAATATCTTATTGAGGTCAACGTGACATCGCCGACATGTCTGCAGGAAATGAATCAGCTTTATGATCAAAATCTGGAAGAAAAAGTTATCGCGTTTGCGGAAAAATTGACAAAGAAATAG
- a CDS encoding P-loop NTPase: MITEKDILNALKSIIDPDFQKDIVSLGFVKNIKIDGNDVSCDIELTTPACPVKSEFQQKAQDAIKSLGAKKILVQMTSSPKTTTQSTQNFKTTLSSVNAIIAVSSCKGGVGKSTVAACLAKELSQRGFKVGLLDADIYGPSIPTLFNLKKQDVLTNEKDEIIPIEVDGLKIMSFGFLLGDSPAVLRGPIVSSYIQQLLHKTNWGKLDYLFIDFPPGTGDIQLTITQSARLTGAVIVTTKQTLSLVDVARGILMFEKVSVPMLGIIENMSYFECAKCQTKHYIFGGSEEEEINTRFGLEILAKLPIMPDLTGQFDRTIKNSAISHAVDRVVMSLGRSFLSHKVIPKAEFDKEKTVLVWPDGKSLSVGNFELRLNCQCALCVNEFSGKKTLTADHIKKDIMPQSIIPLGNYAINVIWNDGHSSSIYPYADIEKLASAKA, translated from the coding sequence ATGATCACTGAAAAAGATATTTTAAATGCTTTAAAAAGCATTATTGACCCAGATTTTCAAAAAGATATCGTTTCTTTGGGTTTTGTTAAGAACATTAAGATCGACGGAAATGATGTTTCTTGCGATATTGAATTAACCACGCCCGCTTGTCCTGTCAAATCCGAATTCCAGCAAAAAGCTCAAGATGCCATCAAATCCTTGGGAGCAAAAAAAATTCTGGTTCAGATGACCTCAAGCCCCAAAACCACTACGCAAAGCACGCAAAACTTTAAAACAACGCTTTCCTCCGTCAACGCCATTATTGCCGTTTCTTCCTGCAAGGGTGGTGTCGGCAAATCAACGGTCGCGGCATGCTTAGCTAAAGAACTTTCTCAGCGCGGATTTAAAGTTGGGCTTTTAGACGCGGATATTTACGGGCCGTCCATTCCCACATTGTTTAATTTAAAGAAACAAGATGTCCTTACAAACGAAAAGGACGAAATTATTCCCATCGAAGTTGATGGGCTTAAGATCATGTCTTTTGGATTTCTTTTAGGAGACTCGCCGGCCGTTTTACGCGGGCCCATTGTTTCCAGTTATATTCAACAGCTTTTACATAAAACAAATTGGGGAAAGCTTGATTATCTTTTTATTGATTTTCCGCCGGGAACAGGCGATATTCAGCTGACTATTACACAATCAGCTCGGTTGACGGGAGCGGTAATTGTCACCACCAAGCAAACACTTTCTCTTGTGGATGTGGCACGCGGGATCTTGATGTTTGAAAAGGTAAGTGTCCCGATGCTTGGCATTATTGAAAATATGTCTTATTTTGAATGCGCAAAATGCCAAACAAAACATTATATTTTTGGCGGAAGTGAAGAAGAGGAAATTAATACCCGTTTTGGGTTAGAAATCTTAGCGAAGCTTCCCATCATGCCGGACTTGACCGGGCAATTTGACCGAACAATAAAGAATTCCGCCATAAGCCACGCGGTTGACCGCGTCGTCATGAGCCTGGGCCGCAGTTTTCTTTCGCACAAAGTTATTCCTAAGGCAGAATTTGACAAAGAAAAAACAGTGCTTGTCTGGCCGGATGGAAAAAGCTTAAGCGTGGGGAATTTTGAATTGCGCTTAAATTGCCAGTGCGCGCTTTGCGTGAATGAATTTTCCGGGAAGAAAACCCTCACCGCAGACCACATTAAAAAAGACATCATGCCTCAGAGCATAATTCCACTTGGAAATTATGCCATTAACGTCATCTGGAATGACGGGCATTCGTCCAGCATTTATCCTTACGCGGATATCGAGAAACTCGCCTCAGCAAAAGCTTAA
- a CDS encoding tRNA 4-thiouridine(8) synthase ThiI — MTDTSSPLKPQTKAVGLISGGLDSVLAAKIVSDLGVDVYGLYFSMPWGCCDKDKATQAAQALGIKFMIMQLNERYLEMIKNPKFGYGTALNPCVDCRIHMFSRAKEYMQEIGADFVFTGEVLGQRPMSQMRHSMASIEKHSGLEGRLLRPLCALHLEPTIAEQQNLIDRTKLLDLSGRSRKEQLDLAKRYDIHDFLPPAGGCLLTDDNFAKRMSDTLKFGYRTFRETISLKWGRHFRLSSEFKIILGRDESENKSIKAYAHEDDHILELGNRLGPTSVLKGNNPDPETLMTAAGLMQYFSKYRNEPAIEVDYWPAKQASLVNRIQAKLLTEEQVMSMKI; from the coding sequence ATGACCGATACATCCTCTCCACTAAAACCGCAAACTAAAGCAGTCGGGCTTATTTCCGGCGGCCTTGACAGCGTTTTGGCCGCAAAGATCGTTTCCGATCTCGGCGTTGACGTTTACGGGCTGTATTTTTCTATGCCTTGGGGCTGTTGCGATAAAGATAAAGCAACGCAGGCCGCGCAAGCGCTAGGTATAAAATTCATGATCATGCAACTTAACGAGCGTTATTTAGAAATGATCAAAAATCCAAAATTCGGCTATGGAACAGCGCTTAATCCTTGCGTTGATTGCCGCATTCATATGTTTTCCCGCGCCAAAGAATATATGCAGGAAATCGGCGCCGATTTTGTATTTACCGGAGAAGTTTTAGGGCAGCGTCCGATGTCGCAAATGCGCCACAGCATGGCGTCCATTGAAAAACATTCGGGATTAGAAGGAAGGTTGCTTCGCCCTTTATGCGCGCTTCATCTGGAACCAACCATAGCCGAACAACAAAATCTTATCGACCGCACTAAGCTTCTTGATCTTTCCGGGCGGTCCCGAAAAGAACAGCTCGATCTTGCTAAGCGATACGATATTCATGATTTTCTTCCTCCGGCGGGCGGATGCTTGCTTACGGATGATAACTTTGCCAAACGCATGTCGGATACATTAAAATTTGGCTATAGGACTTTTCGCGAAACCATAAGTTTAAAATGGGGAAGGCACTTTAGATTATCTTCTGAGTTTAAGATCATTCTAGGCCGAGATGAATCTGAAAATAAATCCATCAAGGCGTACGCTCATGAAGACGACCATATTTTAGAGCTAGGAAACAGGCTGGGGCCGACGTCCGTCTTAAAAGGAAATAATCCTGATCCGGAAACGCTGATGACTGCCGCCGGATTAATGCAGTATTTTTCAAAATACCGAAACGAACCGGCCATTGAAGTGGACTATTGGCCGGCCAAACAAGCATCGCTTGTTAACCGTATCCAGGCAAAGCTATTGACCGAAGAGCAGGTTATGAGCATGAAAATATAA
- a CDS encoding BolA/IbaG family iron-sulfur metabolism protein: protein MVKTDEIKKIIEQAVPQSIAHVSDPNCDGEHFQAIVVSPVFEGMMLVKQHQMVMKALKEAFAQSVHALSLKTLTPEQWEKEKSNHNPNSFQGGLHGV, encoded by the coding sequence ATGGTTAAAACAGACGAAATAAAAAAGATCATTGAGCAAGCCGTGCCGCAATCGATCGCGCATGTGAGCGATCCAAATTGCGACGGAGAACATTTTCAGGCCATTGTCGTAAGCCCTGTTTTTGAAGGAATGATGTTGGTCAAACAGCATCAGATGGTCATGAAAGCCTTAAAGGAAGCTTTTGCGCAGTCAGTACACGCGCTGTCTCTTAAAACATTGACGCCAGAGCAGTGGGAAAAGGAAAAGTCAAATCACAATCCAAATAGTTTTCAAGGAGGGTTACATGGAGTCTAG
- the ilvB gene encoding biosynthetic-type acetolactate synthase large subunit, translating into MTTKSKTKLVLTGGEALIKCLERHGVEYIFGLSGGAAIPIFDALVNSKIKLILVRHEQGATHMADGYARATGKPGVVLVTSGPGATNAVTGIMTAHMDSVPMIVLCGQVISPMLGKDAFQEADISGITMPVVKHSYLLKNTNDIPRIVNEAFHITNTGRPGPVLLDLPKDITAGPFTGSFDQEMDLPGYKVPSIAPRKDILKLAKLLKESKKPLLLIGHGAVISKADAAVKKLAEKLNAPVTNTLLGKGAFPETHPLSLGMLGMHGTAYANKALTRCDLIFSIGSRWDDRINGNTSEFCVGAKKLHVDIDPAEINKIVLPDASAIGDARLIIEELIKHVTPLDTKEWLEELAYYRKLYPLKYENKKGLTAQHVISELYKVTKGKAVVTTDVGQHQMWAAQFYLTDKRDHWITSGGAGTMGFGFPAAVGAQFGKPKDLVVAIVGDGGFQMTLSELATAAINKLPVKIVVIDNKYLGMVRQWQELFFDNRLSGVDLEGNPDFVKLAQAYGIKGFHIDHPKNARKILTQAMNYKGPCLIHAEVIKEDNVFPMVPAGKSAYHMIVEPPKVKLEKPTGST; encoded by the coding sequence ATGACAACAAAATCTAAAACAAAACTAGTGTTGACCGGCGGCGAAGCGCTCATTAAATGTTTAGAGCGCCACGGCGTTGAGTATATTTTTGGCCTTTCCGGCGGAGCGGCAATTCCCATCTTTGACGCGCTGGTGAACTCCAAGATCAAGCTTATTTTAGTGCGCCATGAACAAGGTGCCACGCATATGGCGGACGGTTACGCGCGCGCGACCGGCAAACCCGGCGTGGTCTTAGTGACCAGCGGCCCCGGAGCCACCAACGCAGTTACCGGAATTATGACCGCGCATATGGACTCTGTGCCGATGATCGTGCTTTGCGGACAAGTAATATCTCCGATGCTCGGCAAAGATGCTTTTCAAGAAGCCGATATTTCCGGAATTACCATGCCGGTGGTCAAACACAGCTATTTGCTGAAAAACACAAACGATATTCCCCGCATTGTCAACGAGGCGTTTCACATCACCAATACCGGCCGTCCGGGCCCGGTGTTATTGGATCTGCCGAAAGATATTACCGCGGGTCCTTTTACCGGATCGTTTGACCAGGAAATGGATCTACCTGGCTACAAAGTCCCAAGCATTGCTCCGCGAAAAGATATTCTTAAATTAGCTAAGCTTCTCAAGGAATCAAAAAAACCGCTTTTGCTTATTGGACACGGCGCGGTGATCTCAAAGGCTGACGCGGCTGTGAAAAAGCTAGCCGAAAAACTTAATGCCCCGGTGACCAATACACTTTTAGGAAAAGGTGCTTTCCCTGAAACCCATCCTTTATCTTTAGGAATGTTGGGAATGCATGGAACGGCCTATGCCAACAAAGCTTTGACCCGCTGTGACCTTATTTTCTCCATCGGCTCTCGTTGGGATGACCGTATTAACGGAAACACATCTGAATTTTGCGTTGGCGCTAAAAAACTTCACGTGGATATCGATCCGGCGGAAATAAACAAGATCGTCCTGCCCGACGCATCCGCCATTGGCGATGCCCGGCTTATTATTGAAGAATTGATCAAGCACGTGACTCCCCTGGATACAAAAGAGTGGCTGGAAGAATTGGCATATTACCGCAAATTATATCCTTTAAAATACGAGAACAAAAAAGGCCTAACGGCTCAGCATGTGATCAGCGAACTATATAAAGTCACCAAAGGAAAAGCGGTCGTGACCACCGATGTGGGTCAGCATCAAATGTGGGCGGCACAATTTTACTTGACCGATAAACGCGATCATTGGATCACATCAGGCGGCGCCGGCACGATGGGTTTTGGTTTCCCTGCGGCTGTGGGCGCGCAATTCGGCAAACCGAAAGACCTGGTAGTGGCTATTGTGGGCGACGGCGGTTTTCAAATGACCTTATCCGAATTAGCAACGGCCGCCATTAATAAATTACCCGTGAAAATCGTGGTGATCGACAATAAATATTTAGGAATGGTGCGCCAATGGCAAGAATTATTTTTTGATAATCGCCTTTCCGGTGTGGACTTGGAAGGAAACCCTGACTTTGTGAAACTGGCGCAAGCCTATGGAATAAAAGGCTTCCATATTGATCATCCTAAAAATGCCAGAAAGATCTTAACTCAAGCAATGAACTATAAAGGCCCCTGCCTTATCCATGCGGAAGTTATTAAGGAAGATAACGTGTTTCCCATGGTTCCGGCAGGAAAATCGGCTTATCATATGATCGTGGAGCCGCCAAAAGTGAAACTTGAAAAACCAACAGGAAGCACGTAA
- the grxD gene encoding Grx4 family monothiol glutaredoxin has product MESSESIREQIATDIKNNKVMVYMKGTPDAPQCGFSAQVISVLRSYNVPLEAKNVLSDPDLRQGIKDYTDWPTIPQIFINGEFVGGCDIISELHQNGELAKLIGKS; this is encoded by the coding sequence ATGGAGTCTAGTGAATCTATTCGCGAGCAGATCGCGACTGATATAAAAAATAATAAAGTCATGGTTTATATGAAAGGCACGCCGGACGCTCCGCAATGCGGATTTTCCGCGCAGGTCATTTCGGTTTTGCGCTCTTACAATGTGCCGCTGGAAGCCAAGAATGTTTTAAGTGATCCGGATTTACGTCAAGGGATCAAAGATTATACCGACTGGCCCACCATCCCTCAAATTTTCATTAACGGAGAATTTGTCGGCGGATGTGATATTATTTCGGAATTGCATCAAAACGGCGAGTTGGCAAAGCTTATCGGCAAATCGTAA